CTGAGAGTCCTGCGGTCCAAAGCCAGGTGGTCGATCAGCTATTGACCAGCGTCTTCCAGCCGGCCAGCGTCTTCGGTGCTCCGGTGCGCGGACGCGTCGTGTTGACCTTCTCAGGCATCTCCGTCCGCGGCTAGAAAGCCGATCACCCCAATAAAGTAGAAAGTCCATGCAAAAGTAGAAGTCCATGCCGACCGACCGCGAACTTCTCGTCTCCGCCTACAAACACTTCAACGCCCGCGACATCGACGCCGTCCTGAACCTCATGCACTCCGATGTGGACTGGCCCAACCTGATGGAAAACTGTCGTGCCCACGGCCACGCAGAGGTTCGCGACTACTGGACTCGCCAGTGGGCCATCCTTGACCCTCACGTCGAACCAACCGGCTTCACACCCGAATCCGATAGCCGCACCACCGTTCACGTCCATCAGGTCGTTCGCGACCTCAACGGCAAAGTCCTCGTCGATACGATGGTGCAACACGTCTACCATGTGCAGGATGGCCTCATACGCAGCATGCACATCCGCGACCACGCTGCTTCCTGAACCCTGTAGCTACGGAAGATAGGTGCCTTCGTGCCCGAAAACGCCCTATGAAGCGCAGAGAGTTCGTGAATATGTTGGCTGTAGCCTCGATAGGATCGGTGCTTCCCGCTGAGGCACAACCGTCCACTAATCAAAAGCGCATGAAAGCGATCGCGTTCGACGGATTCGTGATCTTCGATCCACGCCCTGTCGCGGTGCAGGTGCAGAACGAGTTTCCCGGCAGAGGCGCGGAGTTCATGAATCTCTGGCGAACACGCCAGTTCGAATACACCTGGCTTCGCACTCTCGGCAATCAGTACAAGGATTTTTGGCAAGTCACCGAAGACTCGCTCCAATACACTGCCAGCGCTATGAAGCTGTCGCTCACAACCGCGCAACGCGACGACTTGATGCAGACGTATCGCTCGTTCCCACTCTGGCCCGATGTGCCTGCAGCTCTCAAAGAGCTCCGTCGCCGTGGCATCAGAATGGTCTTTCTGTCTAACTTCACTGAAGCGATGTTGGAGACGAACATCAAAGCAGCCAATCTCGTCGACTACTTTGAACCGCACCTGACCACTGACCGAGTCAGAGCATATAAACCAAGCCCGAGTGCTTATCAGATGGGGCCGGATGCGTTTGGGTTGAAACGAGAAGAGATAGCTTTCGCCGCATTCGCTCCATGGGACGCCGTGGGTGCGAAGTGGTTTGGCTATCCCACCGTTTGGGTGAATCGTGCCAATGCGCCCCTGGACGATCTCGATGCACAGCCGGATGTCGTAACACCCGACCTCTCAGGCCTATTGAGTTTTGTTGGCTGAAAGCTCTCAGACGGTAAGTTGCCACCCCTGCCCCCGCTCCCATAAACTTCACGTGAGCGTCGAATCTATCGTGTCCTTTTCAGTAAAGCCGTCTTCCTGGCACCATCCCGCCTTTCTCTCCGTGTGTCTCGCGTCATCCCTTTTCTTGACGCCTCTCGCTGTCAGGGCACAGTCAAGCTCCTCAAGCAGCAGCTCCGAGGGCGCAACCGACACGACCATCTCCAAAGAACCCCCCACCAAATCCGCCCCCCGCATTGCTCAACCCGAAGCCGGCGGTTCGGCCATCACTCTGGAAACCAGCGAGCCTCTCTTCTACCTCGCCGTTGCGCTCAACGTTTGCGGCTACGACGCTGACCTCGCCAACTCCGCCCCAGTACGCCTGAGGATTCGCGATGACATCAACGCGCAGGTTGCCGCCTCTCCCGAAGCCCGCACCAGCAGGGACGCACTCTGCGGCTACGTCCGCGAGCACACCCTGAACGACGCCAGTCTCAACCTTGCCCAGTACATCTCGCTCGCTCTTTATCTATCTCCGCCCCCAACCCTCTCCCCCATCGTCGGCGAGACAGAGCTGCCTCCCGACTCCACCCAGGTCGTCAACATTCTTCCCTTGCTAAGAACCTTCGCCGACGACGTCCACCTCCACGCCATCTGGATCGAACATCGTCCCGAGTACGAAGACCTCCTCAAGCGCGTCCACGATCCCCTTACACGCACGATCCTCAACACGAACGTCTACCTCCACCTTCCAGTCAGCAGCTACGATGGGCGCCGCTTCCTCGTCCTCCTCGAGCCCATGCTCTCTCCCTCCACCACTAACGCCCGCATCTACTCCAACGACTACATCGTCGTCACCTCGCCCTCGGCCGAACCTCTCGGCGCAGTCCACATGGACGACATCCGCCACAGCTATCTTCACTACGAGATTGAGCCTCTGGTCTACTCCCGCGCCTCCGCCATGGAGCGCCTCCAGCCTCTGCTCAAAGCCGTTCAGGACGCGCCCCTCGACTACGTCTACAAGACTGAGATCGTTCCTCTCATCACCGAGTGCCTCATCAAAGCGGTCGAAGACAGAACCATGGATGTCGGCATCTCCAAACCAACCAAGCCCACCGCGGTCAAGCAGCGCGCCGAGATCGAGCAGTACAACGCCGACCTTAGCGCCTACGATCGCGAAGCCGAAGCCACCCGCCGCAAAGCCGTCGACTTCGCCATGCGTCAGGGCTGGATCCTCACCGAGTACTTCTACAACCAGGTCGGCCAGATGGAGAAGGAGTCCGTCAGCCTCAAGGAGTACATGGGCGAGATGGTCTACGGTATGGACGTAGAGCGGGAGCGCCATCATGCCCAGCAGATCGCCTTTCTGCCCTCCGGCAGCCGCGATGTTCTTCGTCGCGCCCCCCAGCAGCTCACGGGCCTGCAACTGGCCGAAGAGAAGATCTTCAAGGGCGACCTCGACGGTGCCTCCGACATCGCCAACAAAGTTCTCGCCGACCCCAAAGGCGACCATGCCCAGGCCCACTACGTCCTCGCCCGCGTCAACCTCATGCAGCGCCAGCCCGGGGCCGCCTTCGCCGACTTTCAAGAGGTGCTCGACTCCTCCAAGGACCCCCGAACCCTCGCCTGGTCGCACATCTACTTAGGCCGTCTCTACGACGTCAAAGATGATCGCAAGAAGGCCGTCGCCGAGTATCAGGCCGCGCTCACCGTCCGCGATGCCCAGCCCGACACTAAAGCCGCCGCCGAAAAGGGAATCAAAGAGCCCTTCATCGCGCCAAAGGTCGCCCACCAACAGGAAGAAGACGACGACGCCCCATTGGACCCCAGTGGCAAAGCCGAAAAAGACGCCTACCGCCCCCCGCCCCCGCATTAGGGATGCCGTTGCATTTGCTTGTTCTTGCGTCGTCATTTTGAGCGCAGCGAAGAATCCCCGCATTTGCTTTCGCTTTCTATCCCGTCAACTCGTTTCTGTCTTTGCTCCCATCCGCAAGAGTAAGCTTTCCCTGAAAAACCGCTTCATTCCTTTACCAACGAGCGTCTACCCCTTAGCACGGGACCATCTCGGTCCGGTAAAGTAGAGCAGGGAAGTTCTATGACGACGCGCCACAAAAAGCCCGGACGATCGCAGTCGAACGCCGCCCCTCCGGCCCTGTTCGATCACATCTTCCAGCGTCCCGAACTCCTCACCTGGGCTCTCACTCACCGTTCGCTCGCCTATGAGACCAGCCCCGAGACTCTCCCCGACCCCGCCGCCGACAACGAGCAGCTTGAGTTCGTCGGCGATGCCGTCCTCGGTCTCGCCGTCGCCGAAGCTCTCTTCCGTCGTTTCCCAGCCTCTCGCGAGGGCGAACTCACCCGCCTCCGCGCCTCCCTCGTCAGCCGCAGCCACCTCGGCGAGGTAGCCGCACGCATCGACCTCGGCTCGCTCCTCCGTCTCGGTCGCGGCGAAGAACAAAGCGGCGGCCGCAAGAAGCCCGCGCTCCTGGCCAATGCCCTTGAAGCCGTCATCGCAGCCCTCTATCTCGACGGAGGCCTTGACGCCGCCCGCGCCTTCATCGAAAGACACATCATCGAACCCGCTCTCCCCGACCTCAACCTAGCCCTCCAGGGCAGCAAGACCTTCAGCGGCGCCATCGGCGATCACAAATCCGCCCTACAGGAGCATCTGCAAGCCACCGGCGCAGGCCAGCCCCAGTACGTTCTCACCGACCAGAGCGGACCCGACCATCAGAAGCGCTTTCGCGTCGAAGTCCGCATCGAAGACAAATCCGGCGTCTCCCGTGCACTAGCCGAATCCGAAGGCTCCACCAAGAAACAAGCCCAGCAAGCCGCAGCGCGCCTGGCATTCGAGCGTCTTGTCGCCGAAGCCCGCCTCGTCGCCGAAGCCGCCGCCCTGGAAGTAACCGCGGAGGTGGTCGAATGACCCAGCCCGCCGTCGCCTCCTGCCGTCCCGGAACCCACAGCTCTTCCGTCACGTCCGGCACCCCACAGGCCCGTCCGCCGCTGCCCAGCCACCCTTCAACCCACCGGCATCACTTAGCCCACCACGACCGGCCCAGCGTCTTCACCGCGCTCCAATCCCTTCTGCACCTCATCGTCATTGCCATCTTCATCATCACCTTCTGCGTACAACCCTTCCGCATCCCCTCCGAATCCATGGAGTCCACCCTCCTCGTCGGCGACTTCCTCCTCGTCGATAAGCAGGCCGTGGCACCCGACGGCGCCGGCACCCTCCTTCCCGCCGCCGCCATTCGCCGCGGCGACGTTATCGTCTTTCACGATCCCGTCGACGCCACCCTCCACCTCGTCAAGCGCGTCATCGGACTCCCCGGCGACCATCTCCGCCTCCGCGATGGCCGCGTCTACATCAACGGACACGCCCTCACTGAGCCTTACGCCGTCTACCGCCCCAGCCCACCAGACAACTTCCGCGACAACTTCCCCCGTCTCCAGAGTGCCGACCCCGAGATCGACTCCCACTGGTGGATCCGCATGCGCTCCCTCATCGAAAACAACGAGCTCATCATCCCCATCGGCAACTACTTTGTCCTCGGCGACAACCGCAACGACAGCGAAGACAGCCGCTACTGGGGCTTCGTCCCCCGCGAAGCCATCGTAGGCAAACCCCTGCTCATCTACTTCTCCCTTCAGCCCCACGGAGCCGACGACACCGACGGCTACGGCGGCAACGACGCCAGCATAGCCCAATCCGCCACCGCCACCACCCGCCGTCACCCCGGCAAAATAGACTCCGTAGTCGACTTCGCCCGCTGGGGCCGCACCTTCCAGGTCGTCCGCTAGCCGTGTGGATCGTCTCATATTGCTTTTTCACGCTTGCCAAAGCGTGTAAAGTTCAGCAATGCGAAAGAGACTAGTAGCAGCGGTGATGGTGGCGGCTGTGGTGTGCCCCGTCACAATGCGAGCTGAAGATCTAACTGCAAAAGTGAAGAAGGCAGTAGAGCAAAATACATTGGATCAGCCAGGGACTAAGCCATTTCACCTGAAGGCTGTGCTAGCACCAAGCTTCGAGCGAGACAAAGCATCAGGACGAACAGGTGAAGTAGAGATTTGGTGGGCCGGACCTGGCAGGTGGCGGAGAGAGGTAAAGTCTCCGGAGTTCCACCAGATCGAGATCGTGAACGATGGGAAAGACCGGCAGAAAAATAAAGGCGAATACTTTCCGGAATGGCTGCGCGAAACAGCCGTGGCGCTGGTCAAACCGGTGCCCGACCTGGAGAGGCTGCTCGCAAATGTGAGAACGGGAGAAGAGAAGACTCTCGTCGGACAAACACACATCAGTTGGGTCGAGATGGGAAGCGACGGGGTTGTCTCGAAGGGAATTGGAGCGGGGATCTATCTCGGTGCAAGCGGTGTGTCTTTTGTAAGCGGACTAGGATACGAGGCGGGCCTTCAAGACGTAGCCGATTTTCACGGGCGGAGTATCGCCCGCAAGGTTACGTCAGGTGGCAGCGGAGCCGAGGTCACCGCGAAGGTTATCTTGCTCGAAGACTTGAAAGACACAACACCGCAGCTCTTCGATATAGGAACAAGCGCTGGTGATCCCATCTTGCAGACAAGAGTGGTCGACGAACTAGCGATGCGAAAGAATCTCCTCCCGCAGAATATTGCTGAATGGCCGCCGCTGGAGCAAGGTCCCTTGGAAGGTGTATTGATGGCGAAAGTAGTTATCGATCGCGAAGGCACGATCCGAGATATCGGCAGCGTTCTTAGCGACAACCCAGGACTCAATGACTCGGCTCGTCAGCGAATCACGAATATGAACTTCAAGCCGTATGTCTTCGATGGATTGCCGGTTCAGGTTGTAACAACAGTCACGATCCCGTTCAAGACCGTGCGACCCACCGGAGTAGAGAGCTTCGAGACTGCGCGAACCTACTTTGATCGTGGCAGGAAGGCTAGTTTTCCCGCCGCGGGATCTGGTCCGTCGTATGTGGTTCGAGCGGAGTTCAAGATTCGCGGAAGTTCAGGCAATTTGGAAACTGGAAACTATACCGACACATGGGTGAGCGCCACTCAGTGGCGGCGCGAAGCGGCGCTGGGTGCCAGCCGCGTCGTGCGTAGCCGGAATGGCGATAAGCGCTATCTGCTTACGGAGGGTCCAATGGCAGGACTCCTGCGGATCGTTCTAGTAGACATGGAGCCAATACCGGCCGACGACACATTCGTCGAGTCAGACTGGAGGATCAAGCGCGACACAATTGACGGGAACCCAACCATCCGGGTGGCGAGAGGATACGAGAGCCCCGACGGCATACCAGACGCAAAGCAGTTCAATGGCTATTGGTTCGATCAGATAGGGCAACTAGTAAAGACCTATGGGAATGGGTTAGAGACGCGAAGAATGAACTTTAGCGACTTCAACGGTATAAAGGTAGCGCGAAGGGTGGATGTGCTGGATGGAGGCAAGCTCGCAATGCGGATCGACGTCAACGACCTGGGCCCCGTCGGGACGGTTGACTCAGGCATGTTCGTACTGAAGGGACACGAGTGGGTGAGGCAGTTTACCGCCGAGGTGCGCTGAACTCCGGGAACCTTCAAGTCGCCCAATAAGTCAGAGCCATGATCAAGGCACAGTTCACAAGATAAATTCCGAAATCGTCGCAGCTTTGCTGTAATGTCGAATCAACTCTTTCCAACTGAGGCTGTACGTGGCAAAGATTGCAACGGCAGAAGGACCCCATGACGGACTAAAGCTGCTCTTTGCAACCAGCGATGACGCGGCTCTTCTTGATATCGGCCAGGAGCTGGCACCGGCGTTCTTCATCCGCATGGCTCCCGATTCAGTAGCCCTCTTCCAAAGCCTCGCCGAGCAAGCCCCCGAGATCGTCGTCATCGATCTCGACACGATCGTCCCCAACGGCACCGACGTCTTTGCCTACATCGAATCCGTGCGTGCTGCCGCGCCGCAGATTCTATGCCTCGCCATCTCGCGCACCCCTCTGCGAAACGCCCGTCAGCGTACAAAAAAAGCTGGCGGAGACGAGTTCCTCCTCGCGCCGGTAGACTTTCCCGAACTCCGGGAGTACCTCCTGGAGGCAGGTGCCCGCCATCGCGAGCGGCTCGAAGCAAACCAGCTTCGCAGCGAGATCGCGCGCAAGAGCACCTTCTGCGAGATGATCGGCGCCAGCGAAGCCATGCAGCGTGTCTATGACATCCTCCGCCGCGTAGCAGCGAGCAACAGCACCGTCATGCTGCGCGGAGAGAGCGGCACCGGGAAAGAACTCGCAGCTCGCGCCATCGTCTCCTTAAGCCCCCGCCGCAATCAGCCCATAATCAGCGTCAACTGC
The nucleotide sequence above comes from Tunturibacter empetritectus. Encoded proteins:
- the lepB gene encoding signal peptidase I, producing MTQPAVASCRPGTHSSSVTSGTPQARPPLPSHPSTHRHHLAHHDRPSVFTALQSLLHLIVIAIFIITFCVQPFRIPSESMESTLLVGDFLLVDKQAVAPDGAGTLLPAAAIRRGDVIVFHDPVDATLHLVKRVIGLPGDHLRLRDGRVYINGHALTEPYAVYRPSPPDNFRDNFPRLQSADPEIDSHWWIRMRSLIENNELIIPIGNYFVLGDNRNDSEDSRYWGFVPREAIVGKPLLIYFSLQPHGADDTDGYGGNDASIAQSATATTRRHPGKIDSVVDFARWGRTFQVVR
- a CDS encoding haloacid dehalogenase type II encodes the protein MKAIAFDGFVIFDPRPVAVQVQNEFPGRGAEFMNLWRTRQFEYTWLRTLGNQYKDFWQVTEDSLQYTASAMKLSLTTAQRDDLMQTYRSFPLWPDVPAALKELRRRGIRMVFLSNFTEAMLETNIKAANLVDYFEPHLTTDRVRAYKPSPSAYQMGPDAFGLKREEIAFAAFAPWDAVGAKWFGYPTVWVNRANAPLDDLDAQPDVVTPDLSGLLSFVG
- a CDS encoding nuclear transport factor 2 family protein, with the protein product MPTDRELLVSAYKHFNARDIDAVLNLMHSDVDWPNLMENCRAHGHAEVRDYWTRQWAILDPHVEPTGFTPESDSRTTVHVHQVVRDLNGKVLVDTMVQHVYHVQDGLIRSMHIRDHAAS
- a CDS encoding energy transducer TonB: MRKRLVAAVMVAAVVCPVTMRAEDLTAKVKKAVEQNTLDQPGTKPFHLKAVLAPSFERDKASGRTGEVEIWWAGPGRWRREVKSPEFHQIEIVNDGKDRQKNKGEYFPEWLRETAVALVKPVPDLERLLANVRTGEEKTLVGQTHISWVEMGSDGVVSKGIGAGIYLGASGVSFVSGLGYEAGLQDVADFHGRSIARKVTSGGSGAEVTAKVILLEDLKDTTPQLFDIGTSAGDPILQTRVVDELAMRKNLLPQNIAEWPPLEQGPLEGVLMAKVVIDREGTIRDIGSVLSDNPGLNDSARQRITNMNFKPYVFDGLPVQVVTTVTIPFKTVRPTGVESFETARTYFDRGRKASFPAAGSGPSYVVRAEFKIRGSSGNLETGNYTDTWVSATQWRREAALGASRVVRSRNGDKRYLLTEGPMAGLLRIVLVDMEPIPADDTFVESDWRIKRDTIDGNPTIRVARGYESPDGIPDAKQFNGYWFDQIGQLVKTYGNGLETRRMNFSDFNGIKVARRVDVLDGGKLAMRIDVNDLGPVGTVDSGMFVLKGHEWVRQFTAEVR
- a CDS encoding tetratricopeptide repeat protein — its product is MTPLAVRAQSSSSSSSSEGATDTTISKEPPTKSAPRIAQPEAGGSAITLETSEPLFYLAVALNVCGYDADLANSAPVRLRIRDDINAQVAASPEARTSRDALCGYVREHTLNDASLNLAQYISLALYLSPPPTLSPIVGETELPPDSTQVVNILPLLRTFADDVHLHAIWIEHRPEYEDLLKRVHDPLTRTILNTNVYLHLPVSSYDGRRFLVLLEPMLSPSTTNARIYSNDYIVVTSPSAEPLGAVHMDDIRHSYLHYEIEPLVYSRASAMERLQPLLKAVQDAPLDYVYKTEIVPLITECLIKAVEDRTMDVGISKPTKPTAVKQRAEIEQYNADLSAYDREAEATRRKAVDFAMRQGWILTEYFYNQVGQMEKESVSLKEYMGEMVYGMDVERERHHAQQIAFLPSGSRDVLRRAPQQLTGLQLAEEKIFKGDLDGASDIANKVLADPKGDHAQAHYVLARVNLMQRQPGAAFADFQEVLDSSKDPRTLAWSHIYLGRLYDVKDDRKKAVAEYQAALTVRDAQPDTKAAAEKGIKEPFIAPKVAHQQEEDDDAPLDPSGKAEKDAYRPPPPH
- the rnc gene encoding ribonuclease III translates to MTTRHKKPGRSQSNAAPPALFDHIFQRPELLTWALTHRSLAYETSPETLPDPAADNEQLEFVGDAVLGLAVAEALFRRFPASREGELTRLRASLVSRSHLGEVAARIDLGSLLRLGRGEEQSGGRKKPALLANALEAVIAALYLDGGLDAARAFIERHIIEPALPDLNLALQGSKTFSGAIGDHKSALQEHLQATGAGQPQYVLTDQSGPDHQKRFRVEVRIEDKSGVSRALAESEGSTKKQAQQAAARLAFERLVAEARLVAEAAALEVTAEVVE